One Spiribacter halobius DNA segment encodes these proteins:
- a CDS encoding glutaredoxin family protein codes for MFDRLKAGVDVIRKRAGVAVRNDAAQAEVDRSAQQLTLYYRPTCPFCIKVFIALRRLDVPVQRRNIGADDAARRELVAEGGRQMVPCLRIEEGEQPRWLYESDDIIAYLESRFGTGRC; via the coding sequence ATGTTTGATCGCCTGAAGGCCGGGGTGGACGTGATCCGGAAACGGGCGGGCGTCGCGGTGCGCAACGACGCCGCCCAGGCGGAGGTCGACCGCAGCGCGCAGCAGCTGACGCTCTACTACCGGCCTACCTGCCCGTTCTGCATCAAGGTGTTCATCGCGCTGCGCCGGCTGGACGTGCCGGTGCAGCGTCGCAATATCGGCGCTGACGATGCAGCCCGGCGCGAGCTCGTGGCCGAGGGCGGGCGGCAGATGGTGCCGTGCCTGCGGATCGAGGAGGGCGAGCAGCCCCGCTGGCTCTACGAGTCGGATGACATCATCGCCTACCTGGAGAGCCGGTTCGGGACCGGGCGGTGCTGA
- the yghU gene encoding glutathione-dependent disulfide-bond oxidoreductase translates to MNDEQRYTPPRVWTWDQPSGGQFAGINRPVAGARYEQDLPVGRHPFQLYSLATPNGVKVTVLFEELLERGIFEAEYDAWPIRIVDGEQFSSGFVEINPNSKIPALVDYTGPEPVRVFESGSILLHLAEKFGAFLPASGPVRTETLNWLFWQMGSAPFLGGGFGHFYAYAPEPLKYPIDRYAMEVKRQLDVLDRRLAETRYLGGDEYSIADIANWPWYGALALGRLYDAAEFLQVQEYRHVQRWAEEIDARPAVQRGRMVNRVWGEPEEQLPERHDASDFEQLDPARRHSAG, encoded by the coding sequence GTGAACGACGAGCAGCGCTACACACCCCCGCGTGTCTGGACCTGGGACCAGCCTTCGGGCGGCCAGTTTGCCGGCATCAACCGTCCCGTCGCCGGGGCACGATACGAGCAGGACCTGCCGGTGGGCCGGCACCCCTTTCAGCTCTACTCCCTGGCGACGCCGAATGGCGTCAAGGTCACGGTGCTGTTCGAGGAGCTGCTGGAGCGCGGGATCTTCGAGGCCGAATACGATGCCTGGCCGATCCGCATCGTCGATGGCGAGCAGTTCTCAAGCGGCTTCGTCGAGATCAACCCGAACTCCAAGATCCCGGCGCTGGTGGACTACACCGGGCCGGAGCCGGTGCGGGTGTTCGAGTCCGGCTCCATCCTGCTGCATCTGGCGGAGAAGTTCGGCGCGTTCCTGCCGGCGAGCGGCCCTGTCAGAACCGAGACCCTCAACTGGCTGTTCTGGCAGATGGGCAGCGCGCCCTTCCTCGGCGGCGGCTTCGGCCATTTCTACGCCTATGCCCCGGAGCCGCTGAAGTACCCGATCGACCGGTACGCCATGGAGGTCAAGCGCCAGCTCGATGTGCTCGACCGTCGCCTCGCCGAGACCCGCTATCTCGGGGGCGACGAGTACAGCATCGCCGATATCGCCAACTGGCCCTGGTACGGCGCGCTGGCGCTGGGCCGGCTTTACGACGCGGCCGAGTTCCTGCAGGTTCAGGAGTACCGGCACGTGCAGCGCTGGGCGGAGGAGATCGACGCCCGCCCCGCGGTGCAGCGCGGCCGCATGGTGAACCGCGTCTGGGGCGAGCCCGAGGAGCAACTCCCGGAGCGCCACGACGCCAGCGACTTCGAGCAGCTGGACCCGGCCAGGCGGCATTCGGCCGGCTGA